The Gemmatimonas aurantiaca T-27 DNA segment TGTGTGTCCCCGTGCCTCGGCATGTGTGCGGGACACGCAGCCGCGAGATTCAGGCTGTGCTGGCGCAGTTTGCCCCCGTGGTGCAGCCGTCCTCCATCGACGAGTGGTACTGCGACCTTGGTGGCACGGAAGCCCTGTACGGCCACGAGCCCCTCGAGGAAACGGCCCGCCGGATGCGGGAAGCCGTGTTCGCGGCCACGGGGCTCCGCGTATCCATCGGCGGCGGTACCTCGCGCCTGGTGGCGAAGATGGCCGTCGAGGTGGCCAAACCGAAACCCGGCACCGGAGCCACGGGGGTGCGCTGTGTCCCCCCGGGCACAGAGGCAGAATTTCTCAGCCGGTTCAAGCTCGCCGATCTGCCCATGGTGGGGCCGCGATTTGCCACCAAACTCGAGCGCATGGGACTCGAGACCATCGCACAGGCGCAGCAGTGGACGGAGGACACACTGGTACACCGCCTCGGTGACCGCGCAGGCCAGTGGCTGTCCCGACGCATTCGCGGACAGGACGAGAGCATTGTTCGGCCGCGTGACCGACAGAAACAGGTGAGCCGGGAAACCACCTTTGGCCGCAACCTGCACGAGGACGACGTGGTGGAGCGGGAGCTGCTTCGGCTCGCCGTGCGGGTCAGCGCCGACCTGCGTCGACAGGCCCTGCGGGCGCGGACCATCACCGTGAAGCTGCGCGACGGAGACTTCCGGACCCGATCCGCACAGCGCACCCTGTCGGGGTTCATCGAGTCCGAGCATTCCGTGGTCCGGGCGGCCAAGCCATTGCTGCGTCAAATGCGGAAGACGCGGCGAGCCCCGGTCCGCTTGCTGGGCATCGCCTTGTCGCATTTCGAGGATGACGAAGAGCCACGTCCAGCGGTTCAACTGGGGCTTTTCCCGTCGGCTTTCAAGGGGCCAGGAGCCTCGCCCCCTGACGCCGACGGGTCAGCCCTGAGCGACGAACCGACGGAAACACCCCGCGATCGGGCCCTGGTCCAGGCACTCGATCGCATCCGCGGCCGATTTGGGGCAGACGCCATCATCCCGGCGCGGCTGGTGGACCCGTCACGCGATACCGGGCCGAGGGTGGAAGAATGACCGACGCCTGTGTACTTTCTCCGCTGAGGATCTCCGGCGACTCGCCGGCCAGATCGAGGGCGCCATTTCCGGCGCCCTTCCCTTCGCTGTCCCCGCGCCGGCCTCCATCCGGTGCGCTATCCGTCAGGGTGTCTTCATGAGTGCCTCGTACGATCCGAACAAGCAGGGCTGGGGTGCGGCGGTTGTCACGTGCGTGTTCACGGGAGCGCTGCTCTTCGGAGCCTGGACGATCCACAAGAACACCTATCGCCATCCGCGTGACCCGATGGCTCAGCAGGTTTATCACGAGCGCGATGCGGCCAAGCATGGCGCCGCCGCCGGTGAACATGCAGCGCCTGCCGCCGACCACGCGGCGCCTGCGGCAGAAGCGAAGCACTAAGCATCTGCGTCTAATATGCACAGAGCGCCGTGTCTTCCTGAGACACGGCGCTTTGTCGTTCCACACACCGCAGGGCGTGCCCCGATGGGTCACACGATCGGCAGTGTGAACCAGAACTCGCTGCCCTGTCCCTGCTCGCTGTTCACACCGATCGCACCGCCATGGGCTTCCACGATACCTTTGGCGATGAACAAGCCGAGGCCGGAACCGGCCCGTAGCAGGCGCGGGGCCTGCCAATAGCGCTCGAAAAGACGTGGGACATCCTCGGGCGCCACGCCCGGGCCGGTGTCCCGCACGGCGATGCGGAGCATGTCATCCTGACGTTGTGCCGTCAGCGACACCGAACCACCGCGCGGTGTGAATCGCACGGCGTTGCCGAGCAGATTGGACAGCACCTGCCCCACGCGATGGCGGTCGGCCATCACCAGCGGCGCGTCGTCGTCGAAGGTGCGCGTGAAATCGAGCGCCGCTTCTGCCACCACCGGATCGAACACATCAGCGGCTTCCTTGAGCATCTCAACGGCCGGCACCGGTCGGCGCTCCACGCGCAAGCGGCCAGCCGAGATGCGCGAGACGTCCTGCAAGTCTTGAATGAGACCATCCACCTGACGCGCCGCGCCACGGATGGCTTCGACCTCTTCGCGCCCCATGATGCCTACGTCTTCCGCGCCGGCGGGCGTTTCACGTGACAGCACGGCTCCGGTGAGCATCACCACCGCGTTCACGGGATTGCGCAGGTCGTGCGACACGATGGCCAGCCTTTCATCGCGCTCACGCACCGCGCGACGGGACTCCTGGTAGAGGCGCGCATTTTCGAGCGCCAGCGCCGCGAGCCCCGCGAACTGGTCGGCCACATGCACTTCTTCCCGCACGTGGGACGCTCCGGCGCGGGTACGCACCAGATGCAGTGCCCCAATGGCGCGTCCACCGGCGCGCAGGGGCACCAGCAGCACGGCACTGGCCCCCAACGCCTCGGCGCGCGTGCGGGAGGCGGTATCGGGGAAATTGGCATCGAGCCACGCCGAGATATCGGTGATGCGCTGCGCCTCTGCTTCGTGGGCCACGCGCAGGGCGCTCGCAAACGGCAGCTCCGGACTCGACTGATCGCTGGCCCTGGCCACCAAGGCGGCGGTATCCTCGTGCCGATGCGGATCGACATGGGTGGCCGCAGCCCGTCGGATGCAGCCGTCGGGTGTGAGCAGTTCGAGCAGACTCCATTCGCCGAGCAACGGCACCGGTAGTTCGGCGATCGTGGCCATGGTCGATTCCACATCCAGCGATGCGGCAAGCACCCACCCCCCGGTGGCCAGCAGACGCTGACGCTCCTCCGCACGGCGGCGGTCACTGACGTCACGCAGCATCACCATGAAGGTGCGCTCGCCATCGATCGTCACCCGTGAGATCGACGCTTCGGCCGGAAACTGTTCGCCATTCTTGCGCAGGCCGGCGATTTCGCGACGGTCGGCCATCGTCCGGGCGTCGCTGGGACCTTCGGCAAACGTGCGCACATGACCGCGATGTACGGCGCGGGAAGCCATCGGGAGCAGGCGATCGAGCGGCTGTCCAAGCATGTCGGCTTCGGACCATCCGAAGATCTGCTCCGCGCCGCGATTGAAGCGGACGATACGGAACGAATCATCGAGAGCGATGATCGCGTCGGCGGCAATGTTGACAATCGCAGCCAACGCGGCGTGGGAATGTCTATCGGGCATGACCGAGAATACGGCCGGGAACGAGCCAAGGGCAGACGTGCGCTATCAGAAAATCATGTTCTTCGAGTCCGTGCACAAAAAAAACCGCCCCGGCAGGTACCGGGGCGGCTCTCACAACCAGCGCGGGTGCAACTCAGGCGGACCGCAGCAGCAGCGTCTCCGCCACGCAGACACGATCACGCCCATTCTGCTTGGCTTTGTAGAGGGCCTTGTCAGCCCGGGCCAGCCATTCGCCCACATCCTCGTGCATCTCGAGCTGCGCGACACCCACCGAGGCACCGATGGAGAATTCCATGGCCGGATGGGGAGCCGGCATGCCGGCCAACTGCTCCTGCAGTCGACGCGCCAGTGTCTGCGCCATCTTCCAATCGGTGTTGTGCAGGATGGCGGTGAATTCGTCACCACCGAACCGGCACAGCACGTCCGACTGGCGCAGGAACACACGGCCCAGTGCATTGGCCAGCGCCTGAATGGCCTGGTCACCGGCCTGATGGCCGTACATGTCGTTCACGAGCTTGAGCTTGTCGAGATCGACCATGAGCAGGACGACGGGCTGACGACCGAGCGAGAACATCTGCACGGCACGGGGCGCCATCATATCGAACAACTTGCGATTGCCGAGCCCCGTGAGCGGGTCGGTGGTGCTCTCCTTGCGCGCTTCCTCGAGTTGCCGGCCCAGACGGTCGAGGCGCGTGGCCAGCGACACATACTGTTCCTGCTGCTGCTCACGCCGCGCCTGCATGGCCGATTCGATAGCCAGTACGGCCCCGAGTACTTCCTGCTTGATGGAGCCCGTCTGCATCCGCTTGAGCGCGTTCTTGGCGCGCTCCATCTGCACGTCCGTGGTGTTGTCGGTGGTGTGGTCCACCTTCACCGCATTGTGCACGGTTTCGACACACGCCCACAGCGCTTCGCGGAGCTCGGAAATCGAAGCGTCGACGTAACGATGCTCTTCACGTCGCTGTTCGGTGACGGCACGAACGACACCATCCCAATCGCGTTCACCGATCCCCACCGACCCCTGTCCGTTCCCTTCCTGCAAGGCGTAACCCAGCGTCGCATGACGATGCCAGAGCCCAAACTCACGGGAACTCTCTTCGCCGGAACGATCCGGCAAATCGATGGGATAACGCGCGAGAGCGGTCAACATCCCACCGAGCGCGTCAAGGACGAGCCCGAGGCTGTCTTCCGCCGACTTCGTTGGTGGCGCCACAACGATCTCCGCCGTATTCCCGACAACGCCGGAAACGGCTTTCAGCACGGTATTGCCGGTCGCGCCGTTCGAACTTCCTCGTTCGGACACAGGGCGAGGCTCGGACAGGAGCTTCTTGAAGAACATGAGCAGGGTCTGAGGATGCCCTAAGGGATCGGCACAACTCCCGCCCAAGTTGAGTGCTCCCACACACATCGTCATTGCAACGTTACGGTGGGGGCCTTTTCGTCACGCTCCCGGCCCTCCGGGCGGTCCCCCGCCCGGAGCCCACACTGTCATTTCCTTCCGGTGACCGCGATCACCGACCCACCGACCGGCCCGGTCAGAACTCGGCGGCGTCGAATGCCATGATCGGCGCCGCACCCGACTGGATGGCGGCGAGCAACGTGCCGGTCTCGGGCAGCACGCGGGCGAAATAGAAGCGGGCCGTCTTCAGCTTCGCTTCCAGGAATCGACGATCGCCGGTGCCGGCCGCCAGCTTCGCTCCCGCCACGGTGGCCATTCGGAGCCACTGCCACCCCACGGCCACGTAGCCCATCAGGTGCAGATATTCGGTCGCGGCCGCACCGGCTTCATCGGGATTGGCGAACCCACGTTCGGCCAGCAGCATGGTGGCCTTCTGCAACTGATACAGGCTGCCACCGAGCGCCTTCGCGGCGTCTTCCAGTCCATCCACCGACGCGGCCGCATCGACATCGGCCTTCACCAGCTCGAAGAACCGCCGGACGAGACGGCCCCCTTCCATCGGCAACTTGCGCCCAACCAGGTCGAGCGCTTGCACGGCGTTGGTGCCTTCATAGATCTGCGCAATGCGGGCATCACGCACGTACTGCTCGATGCCGTACTCCTTGATGTACCCGTGCCCACCGAGGGTCTGCAACGCGATGTTGGTATTGTCGAACCCCTTGTCGGTCAGGAACGCCTTGATGACGGGCGTCATCAACTGCACCATGTCTTCCGCGTCCTGACGCACGGCCGCATCGGGGTGGCGATGCTCGAGATCGATGCGGATGCCAACCGCGTACGCCAACGAGCGCATGCCTTCGTTGAGCGCCTTGATGCGCAGCAATCCCTTGCGCACGTCCGGATGTACGAGGATGGGATCGGCCACGCCGCCCGCATTCTTCGGACCAGTGAGTGAGCGCCCCTGCAAACGCTCCTTGGCGTAGGCCAGCGCATTCTGGTACGCCACCTCCGACAAACCCAACCCCTGCAGTCCCACGGCGAGACGTGCGCTGTTCATCATGACGAACATCGCGCGCATGCCTTTGTGCGCTTCGCCGACCATCCAGCCCGTGGCGTTGTCGAAATCGAGCACACACGTGGCCGACGCCTTGATCCCCATCTTGTGTTCGACACTGCCGCAGGTCACGGCATTGCGGGCACCGACACCACCGTCTGCGGTGGGCAGGAACTTGGGCACGAGAAACAGCGAAAT contains these protein-coding regions:
- a CDS encoding DNA polymerase Y family protein — translated: MSTPAPDVPRRILLVDADAFFVAVARQEDPEGAGKATLLIVGGRPGSRGVVCSASYECRAYGVRSAMPISRALKLCPQAMCVPVPRHVCGTRSREIQAVLAQFAPVVQPSSIDEWYCDLGGTEALYGHEPLEETARRMREAVFAATGLRVSIGGGTSRLVAKMAVEVAKPKPGTGATGVRCVPPGTEAEFLSRFKLADLPMVGPRFATKLERMGLETIAQAQQWTEDTLVHRLGDRAGQWLSRRIRGQDESIVRPRDRQKQVSRETTFGRNLHEDDVVERELLRLAVRVSADLRRQALRARTITVKLRDGDFRTRSAQRTLSGFIESEHSVVRAAKPLLRQMRKTRRAPVRLLGIALSHFEDDEEPRPAVQLGLFPSAFKGPGASPPDADGSALSDEPTETPRDRALVQALDRIRGRFGADAIIPARLVDPSRDTGPRVEE
- a CDS encoding GGDEF domain-containing protein; this encodes MSERGSSNGATGNTVLKAVSGVVGNTAEIVVAPPTKSAEDSLGLVLDALGGMLTALARYPIDLPDRSGEESSREFGLWHRHATLGYALQEGNGQGSVGIGERDWDGVVRAVTEQRREEHRYVDASISELREALWACVETVHNAVKVDHTTDNTTDVQMERAKNALKRMQTGSIKQEVLGAVLAIESAMQARREQQQEQYVSLATRLDRLGRQLEEARKESTTDPLTGLGNRKLFDMMAPRAVQMFSLGRQPVVLLMVDLDKLKLVNDMYGHQAGDQAIQALANALGRVFLRQSDVLCRFGGDEFTAILHNTDWKMAQTLARRLQEQLAGMPAPHPAMEFSIGASVGVAQLEMHEDVGEWLARADKALYKAKQNGRDRVCVAETLLLRSA
- a CDS encoding PAS domain-containing sensor histidine kinase → MPDRHSHAALAAIVNIAADAIIALDDSFRIVRFNRGAEQIFGWSEADMLGQPLDRLLPMASRAVHRGHVRTFAEGPSDARTMADRREIAGLRKNGEQFPAEASISRVTIDGERTFMVMLRDVSDRRRAEERQRLLATGGWVLAASLDVESTMATIAELPVPLLGEWSLLELLTPDGCIRRAAATHVDPHRHEDTAALVARASDQSSPELPFASALRVAHEAEAQRITDISAWLDANFPDTASRTRAEALGASAVLLVPLRAGGRAIGALHLVRTRAGASHVREEVHVADQFAGLAALALENARLYQESRRAVRERDERLAIVSHDLRNPVNAVVMLTGAVLSRETPAGAEDVGIMGREEVEAIRGAARQVDGLIQDLQDVSRISAGRLRVERRPVPAVEMLKEAADVFDPVVAEAALDFTRTFDDDAPLVMADRHRVGQVLSNLLGNAVRFTPRGGSVSLTAQRQDDMLRIAVRDTGPGVAPEDVPRLFERYWQAPRLLRAGSGLGLFIAKGIVEAHGGAIGVNSEQGQGSEFWFTLPIV
- a CDS encoding acyl-CoA dehydrogenase C-terminal domain-containing protein, with the translated sequence MPAYKAPLDDIRFLLHDVHDIGQLAALPGFEDATPEMIDEVLAGGATFCEEVLFPINQSGDAEGVHFDRGEVRTPAGFKEAYARYAADGWTAVAADANYGGQGLPEMTRFVMEELLCSANLSFSMYPGLSHGAYSALISHGSEELKQRFLPKLIDGSWGGTMCLTEAHAGTDLGIITTKAVPAADGTYAITGQKIFISAGEHDLTENIVHLVLARLPDAPSGTKGISLFLVPKFLPTADGGVGARNAVTCGSVEHKMGIKASATCVLDFDNATGWMVGEAHKGMRAMFVMMNSARLAVGLQGLGLSEVAYQNALAYAKERLQGRSLTGPKNAGGVADPILVHPDVRKGLLRIKALNEGMRSLAYAVGIRIDLEHRHPDAAVRQDAEDMVQLMTPVIKAFLTDKGFDNTNIALQTLGGHGYIKEYGIEQYVRDARIAQIYEGTNAVQALDLVGRKLPMEGGRLVRRFFELVKADVDAAASVDGLEDAAKALGGSLYQLQKATMLLAERGFANPDEAGAAATEYLHLMGYVAVGWQWLRMATVAGAKLAAGTGDRRFLEAKLKTARFYFARVLPETGTLLAAIQSGAAPIMAFDAAEF